The following proteins are co-located in the Rhodococcus opacus B4 genome:
- a CDS encoding polyprenyl synthetase family protein: MGTENVSTEGAAHTAADAVVGTTVAGIDLGDPQLAATVREGLKQVEELLVSELSDGEDFLTEAALHLAKAGGKRFRPLFTVLTAQLGPKASDPSVVTAATVVELVHLATLYHDDVMDEASMRRGAPSANARWGNSVAILAGDYLFAHASRLVSTLGPEAVRIIAETFAELVTGQMRETIGLRGEQDPVEHYLKVVWEKTGSLIAASGRFGGTFSGADADHVKRLERLGDAVGTAFQISDDIIDISSVSAQSGKTPGTDLREGVHTLPVLYALRDEGPEADRLRVLLDGPVTDDGDVAEALALLERSPGMAAAKAKLEEFAVSARAQLAELPQGPANDALVKLVDYTIERVG; this comes from the coding sequence ATGGGTACTGAGAACGTGAGCACCGAGGGCGCAGCACACACCGCTGCCGACGCTGTAGTGGGCACTACGGTCGCCGGGATCGATCTCGGCGACCCGCAGCTCGCCGCCACGGTCCGTGAGGGACTGAAGCAGGTCGAGGAACTGCTGGTCAGTGAGCTCTCCGACGGGGAGGATTTCCTGACGGAGGCGGCGTTGCATCTCGCGAAGGCGGGAGGCAAGCGTTTCCGCCCCCTCTTCACGGTGCTCACCGCCCAGCTCGGACCGAAGGCCTCCGACCCGTCGGTGGTCACGGCGGCCACCGTCGTCGAACTGGTCCACCTCGCCACCCTGTACCACGACGACGTGATGGACGAGGCGTCGATGCGCCGCGGTGCGCCGAGCGCGAACGCGCGGTGGGGCAACAGCGTTGCGATCCTCGCCGGCGACTACCTGTTCGCGCACGCGTCGCGTCTCGTGTCGACCCTCGGCCCCGAGGCGGTGCGCATCATCGCCGAGACGTTCGCCGAACTCGTGACCGGTCAGATGCGCGAGACGATCGGGCTCCGCGGCGAGCAGGATCCGGTCGAGCACTACCTCAAGGTGGTCTGGGAGAAGACCGGTTCGCTGATCGCGGCGTCCGGACGCTTCGGCGGCACGTTCTCCGGTGCGGACGCCGACCACGTGAAGCGGCTCGAACGGCTCGGTGACGCCGTGGGCACCGCCTTCCAGATCTCCGACGACATCATCGACATCTCCTCGGTGTCCGCGCAGTCCGGCAAGACCCCCGGAACGGACCTGCGCGAGGGCGTGCACACGCTGCCGGTCCTGTACGCGCTGCGCGACGAGGGTCCCGAGGCCGACCGCCTGCGCGTGCTCCTCGACGGTCCCGTCACCGACGACGGCGACGTCGCGGAGGCGCTCGCGCTTCTCGAACGCTCACCGGGCATGGCCGCCGCGAAGGCGAAGCTCGAGGAGTTCGCGGTCTCGGCCCGCGCCCAGCTCGCCGAACTGCCGCAGGGTCCCGCCAACGACGCCCTCGTGAAGCTGGTCGATTACACGATCGAGCGCGTCGGCTGA
- a CDS encoding geranylgeranyl reductase family protein yields the protein MVAAEQSPAGSPLPTATDVLVIGAGPAGSSAAAWAARAGRDVVLADAAVFPRDKTCGDGLTPRAVAELDHLGLGDWVRSKGTNRGLRLSGFGQELELEWPGRSFPAVGSAVARTELDDRIRATAVDAGAVMVQGAKAIGVERNGERVTAVTLKTADGTHTLTCRTLIVADGVRSTLGKQLGREWHRDTAYGVAARAYIATDRSADPWITSHLELRDGEGTLQSGYGWVFPLGTGEVNIGVGTLATAKRPAPGALRPLLDLYTAQRREEWNWDGELRAVASALLPMGGAVSHIAGRNWAIIGDAAACVNPLNGEGIDYGLEGGRLVAEVLDADDLTQLWPSILRERYGRAFSVARRLAGLLTVPRVLPASGPVAMRSRALMTVAVRVMGNLVTEEDSDLTARAWRASGRVSQKVDSRPLFG from the coding sequence GTGGTCGCAGCAGAACAGTCGCCCGCGGGATCCCCGCTTCCCACCGCCACCGATGTCCTCGTCATCGGTGCTGGTCCGGCCGGGTCCTCGGCTGCCGCCTGGGCGGCCCGCGCGGGACGGGACGTGGTCCTCGCCGACGCGGCGGTGTTTCCCCGCGACAAGACGTGTGGCGACGGACTCACCCCCCGCGCCGTCGCCGAGCTCGATCATCTCGGCCTCGGCGACTGGGTGCGGTCGAAGGGCACCAATCGCGGGCTGAGGCTCAGCGGGTTCGGGCAGGAGCTCGAACTCGAGTGGCCCGGCAGGTCGTTCCCGGCCGTCGGCAGCGCCGTGGCCCGCACGGAACTGGACGACCGGATCCGCGCGACCGCCGTCGACGCCGGAGCCGTCATGGTGCAGGGCGCCAAGGCGATCGGCGTCGAGCGGAACGGTGAGCGGGTGACGGCGGTGACCCTGAAGACGGCCGACGGGACCCACACCCTCACTTGCCGGACGCTGATCGTCGCCGACGGCGTCCGCTCGACCCTCGGCAAGCAGCTGGGTCGCGAATGGCACCGGGACACGGCATACGGTGTGGCCGCCCGCGCCTACATCGCCACCGACCGCAGCGCCGACCCGTGGATCACGTCGCACCTCGAACTGCGTGACGGAGAAGGAACGCTGCAGTCGGGCTACGGCTGGGTGTTCCCCCTGGGCACCGGCGAGGTGAACATCGGCGTCGGCACCCTGGCCACCGCCAAACGTCCGGCCCCGGGCGCGCTGCGTCCCCTCCTGGACCTGTACACGGCGCAGCGCCGCGAGGAATGGAACTGGGACGGGGAGCTGCGGGCCGTCGCGTCGGCGTTGCTGCCGATGGGCGGTGCGGTGTCGCACATCGCGGGCCGGAACTGGGCGATCATCGGCGACGCGGCGGCGTGCGTGAATCCGCTGAACGGCGAGGGCATCGACTACGGGCTCGAGGGCGGGCGCCTGGTCGCGGAGGTCCTCGACGCCGACGACCTGACGCAGCTGTGGCCGTCGATTCTGAGGGAGCGGTACGGCCGGGCGTTCTCGGTGGCGCGGCGACTCGCCGGACTGCTGACCGTGCCCCGGGTCCTGCCGGCGTCCGGCCCGGTGGCGATGCGGTCCCGCGCTCTGATGACCGTCGCGGTGCGCGTCATGGGCAACCTCGTCACCGAGGAGGACAGCGACCTCACCGCCCGCGCGTGGCGGGCCTCCGGCCGAGTGTCGCAGAAGGTCGACTCGCGGCCGCTGTTCGGCTGA
- a CDS encoding demethylmenaquinone methyltransferase gives MATTHGSRASLEKDPHEVASMFDGVAKRYDLTNTILSFGQDRSWRKATRSALALKPGERVLDLAAGTGVSTVELGRSGAWCVATDFSKGMLQAGSGRHVPMVAGDAMHLPYADAVFDAATISFGLRNVSDFDAGLREIARVTKPGGRLVVSEFSTPVFGPFRTVYMEYLMKALPRVARAVSSNPDAYVYLAESIRAWPTQQELALRIEAAGWRNVQWRNLTGGVVALHRATR, from the coding sequence GTGGCAACTACACACGGTTCGCGGGCGTCGCTCGAAAAGGATCCGCACGAGGTCGCGTCGATGTTCGACGGCGTCGCGAAGCGCTACGACCTCACCAACACGATCCTGTCGTTCGGCCAGGATCGCAGTTGGCGCAAGGCGACGCGCTCGGCTCTGGCCCTGAAACCGGGCGAGCGGGTCCTCGACCTCGCCGCCGGGACCGGGGTGTCGACGGTCGAACTCGGGCGATCGGGCGCCTGGTGTGTGGCCACCGACTTCTCCAAGGGAATGCTGCAGGCAGGCAGCGGCCGCCACGTGCCGATGGTCGCGGGCGACGCCATGCACCTTCCCTACGCCGACGCCGTGTTCGACGCCGCCACCATCTCCTTCGGGCTGCGCAACGTCTCCGATTTCGACGCCGGTCTCCGCGAGATCGCCCGGGTCACCAAACCGGGCGGACGTCTCGTCGTGAGCGAGTTCTCGACCCCGGTGTTCGGGCCGTTCCGCACGGTCTACATGGAGTACCTGATGAAGGCGCTGCCGCGGGTCGCGCGCGCCGTCAGCAGCAACCCCGACGCCTACGTGTACCTCGCGGAATCCATCCGCGCCTGGCCGACCCAGCAGGAACTCGCGCTGCGCATCGAGGCGGCCGGGTGGCGGAACGTGCAGTGGCGCAACCTCACCGGCGGCGTGGTCGCCCTGCACCGCGCCACGCGCTGA